Proteins encoded within one genomic window of Corallococcus macrosporus:
- a CDS encoding type I polyketide synthase, whose amino-acid sequence MDDANASEATAPEPSMAVAVVGLALRFPGAADAREFWRNLAGGVDSITRLDDAGRAKAGMPQGDEWVVAAGVLEAAESFDAAFFGYSPREAEGMDPQQRAFLECAWSALESAGHAPRGKPQRVAVFAGGGYSLYGLRDPDVGAGLAVGVSLDFLATRVSYELDLKGPAMTVQTGCSTALVALHLATQSLLAGECDMAIAGGVSIRLPQLAPYRFQEGDIVSPDGWCRPFDVKAGGTVASNGVAAVVLKRLDDAVADRDPIRAVVLGTALNNDGSGKTGFTAPSVDGQVAVIADAQAVAGVAPGDVSYIEAHGTATALGDPIEVAALRQVFQGVAPGVCGLGSVKSNVGHLGAVAGLVGVIKTVLALEHRQLPPTLNFTAPHPLLELEGSPFHVVSRLRPWEGPLPLRAGVSSLGIGGTNAHVVLQEAPRVEADKARRREELLLVSAKTEGALERMTLALVERLREQAGSAGGDPREAIPEALADVAHTLQVGRARFPWRRFVVVGRGPDAASLLSGEASPARTVFDEGEGRGVAFLFPGGGAQRVNMGESFLREPAFRAALDTCAELLRGPMGADLREVLFAGPDRQEAAARELDRPLWSQPALFACDWALAQLWLSWGVKPAALLGHSLGEYVAACLAGVFTLEEALGLVVARGRLMEAMPPGGMVSVLAPVSRVEALLGTGVSVAAVNGPQTCVLSGPLPTLEAVEAALTKEGVEFKRVRYARAAHSAMMEPFLEGFAREVAKVKLRAPTLPVVSSLTGRWLQEREATSPEYWVRHLRHTVRFSDALECLLESGDRALIEVGPGTTLTSLARQHPARKTQPVLATLPTKDGVTVSSLEALGEAWAAGVDVDWERFRDGEKRRRVDLPTYSFDRVYYSLEEAPAVAQPRASREPRPAPRAAEARRSASRVAPRDATERDLVECFQQLFRVEEVGIRDDFFALGGDSLLALRLLAMVSERFGKRLALREMLTAPTVELLAKKLGGTEEKGTQLPPGVVPLQQGTRGPPVFFVHAAGGHSVFYRQLAQSLGEGRPVYAFESRGLDPDGPVHTSVEEMATAYLEGLRALQPQGPYLLAGASFGGAVIYEMARRLTAEGHAVPLCAMFDSPGPADIVKALEKGGGTGLENAAPFMDPEQERRFLRVWDANIQALLRYPMPPFEGGTIQFFRAATVVEPLPEHLGLEWLKTGAVVRVETVPGDHNSMLTGENAAALGAKLAALIP is encoded by the coding sequence ATGGACGACGCGAACGCGAGCGAAGCGACGGCCCCCGAGCCGTCGATGGCGGTGGCGGTGGTGGGCCTGGCCCTGCGCTTTCCGGGGGCGGCGGATGCGCGGGAGTTCTGGCGCAACCTGGCGGGCGGGGTGGACTCCATCACGCGGCTGGACGACGCGGGCCGGGCGAAGGCGGGGATGCCGCAGGGGGACGAGTGGGTCGTCGCGGCGGGCGTGCTGGAGGCGGCGGAGTCCTTCGACGCCGCGTTCTTCGGGTACTCGCCGCGCGAGGCGGAGGGCATGGATCCGCAGCAGCGCGCCTTCCTGGAGTGCGCGTGGTCCGCGCTGGAGTCCGCAGGGCACGCGCCCCGGGGCAAGCCCCAGCGGGTGGCCGTGTTCGCGGGCGGAGGCTACTCGCTGTACGGGCTGCGCGACCCGGACGTGGGGGCGGGGCTGGCGGTGGGCGTGTCCCTGGACTTCCTGGCGACGCGCGTGTCGTACGAGCTGGACCTGAAGGGGCCGGCGATGACGGTGCAGACCGGGTGCTCCACGGCGCTGGTGGCGCTGCACCTGGCGACCCAGTCACTGCTGGCGGGTGAGTGCGACATGGCCATCGCGGGCGGGGTGTCCATCCGGCTGCCGCAGCTGGCGCCGTACCGCTTCCAGGAGGGGGACATCGTGTCGCCGGACGGCTGGTGCCGGCCCTTCGACGTGAAGGCGGGCGGGACGGTGGCGAGCAACGGCGTGGCGGCGGTGGTGCTCAAGCGGCTGGACGACGCGGTGGCGGACCGCGACCCCATCCGCGCCGTGGTGCTGGGCACGGCGCTGAACAACGACGGCAGCGGGAAGACGGGCTTCACGGCGCCGTCGGTGGACGGGCAGGTGGCGGTCATCGCGGACGCGCAGGCGGTGGCGGGCGTGGCGCCCGGGGACGTGTCCTATATCGAGGCGCACGGGACGGCGACGGCGCTGGGGGACCCCATCGAGGTCGCGGCGCTGCGGCAGGTGTTCCAGGGCGTGGCGCCCGGGGTGTGCGGCCTGGGGTCGGTGAAGAGCAACGTCGGGCACCTGGGCGCGGTGGCGGGGCTGGTGGGCGTCATCAAGACGGTGCTGGCGCTGGAGCACCGGCAACTGCCGCCGACGCTGAACTTCACCGCGCCGCATCCGTTGCTGGAGCTGGAGGGCAGTCCGTTCCACGTCGTGTCCCGCCTGCGGCCGTGGGAGGGGCCCCTGCCGCTGCGCGCGGGGGTGAGCTCGCTGGGGATTGGCGGCACCAACGCGCACGTCGTGTTGCAGGAGGCGCCGCGCGTGGAGGCGGACAAGGCCCGGCGGCGGGAGGAGCTGCTGCTCGTGTCCGCGAAGACGGAGGGCGCACTGGAGCGGATGACGCTCGCGCTCGTGGAGAGGCTGCGGGAGCAGGCGGGGAGTGCGGGGGGGGATCCGCGTGAGGCCATCCCGGAGGCGCTGGCGGACGTCGCGCACACGTTGCAGGTGGGCCGGGCGCGCTTTCCCTGGCGCCGCTTCGTAGTGGTGGGCCGGGGCCCTGACGCGGCTTCGCTGCTGTCGGGTGAGGCTTCCCCGGCGCGCACCGTGTTCGACGAGGGCGAGGGGCGCGGCGTGGCCTTCCTCTTCCCGGGGGGCGGCGCGCAGCGGGTGAACATGGGCGAGTCGTTCCTGCGGGAGCCCGCCTTCCGCGCGGCGCTGGACACCTGCGCGGAGCTGCTTCGCGGGCCGATGGGCGCGGACTTGCGAGAGGTGCTGTTCGCGGGCCCGGACCGGCAGGAGGCCGCGGCCCGGGAGCTGGACCGGCCGCTGTGGTCGCAGCCGGCGCTGTTCGCGTGTGACTGGGCCCTGGCGCAGCTCTGGCTGTCGTGGGGCGTGAAGCCGGCGGCGCTGCTGGGGCACTCGCTGGGCGAGTACGTGGCCGCGTGCCTCGCGGGCGTGTTCACGCTGGAGGAGGCGCTGGGTCTCGTGGTCGCGCGAGGGCGCCTCATGGAGGCCATGCCTCCGGGCGGGATGGTGTCGGTGCTCGCTCCGGTGTCCCGCGTGGAGGCGCTGCTGGGGACCGGCGTGTCGGTGGCCGCCGTCAACGGCCCCCAGACGTGCGTGCTCTCCGGGCCGCTGCCCACGCTGGAGGCCGTGGAGGCGGCGCTCACGAAGGAAGGCGTGGAGTTCAAGCGGGTGCGCTACGCGCGCGCGGCCCACTCCGCGATGATGGAGCCCTTCCTGGAGGGCTTCGCGCGCGAGGTCGCGAAGGTGAAGCTGCGCGCCCCCACGCTGCCCGTCGTCTCCAGCCTCACCGGCCGCTGGCTCCAGGAGCGCGAGGCGACGTCTCCGGAATACTGGGTGCGGCACCTGCGGCACACGGTGCGCTTCTCCGACGCGCTGGAGTGCCTGCTGGAGTCCGGCGACCGCGCGCTCATCGAAGTGGGCCCGGGGACGACGCTGACCTCGCTCGCGCGCCAGCACCCGGCGCGCAAGACGCAGCCCGTGCTCGCCACGCTGCCGACGAAGGACGGCGTGACCGTGAGCTCGCTGGAGGCCCTGGGCGAGGCGTGGGCCGCGGGCGTGGACGTGGACTGGGAGCGCTTCCGCGATGGAGAGAAGCGCCGCCGCGTGGACCTGCCCACGTACAGCTTCGACCGCGTGTACTACAGCCTGGAGGAGGCTCCGGCCGTCGCGCAGCCTCGCGCCTCGCGCGAGCCCCGTCCCGCGCCCCGGGCCGCCGAGGCGCGGAGAAGCGCCTCGCGCGTGGCGCCCCGCGACGCCACGGAGCGCGACCTGGTGGAGTGCTTCCAGCAACTGTTCCGCGTGGAGGAGGTGGGGATCCGCGACGACTTCTTCGCCCTGGGCGGTGACTCGCTGCTGGCGCTGCGGCTGCTGGCCATGGTGTCCGAGCGCTTCGGCAAGCGGCTGGCGCTGCGGGAGATGCTGACCGCGCCCACGGTGGAGTTGCTGGCGAAGAAGCTGGGCGGCACCGAGGAGAAGGGGACCCAGTTGCCTCCAGGCGTGGTGCCGCTCCAGCAGGGCACGCGCGGGCCGCCGGTCTTCTTCGTCCACGCGGCGGGCGGGCACTCGGTGTTCTACCGCCAGCTGGCGCAATCCCTGGGCGAGGGCCGCCCGGTCTACGCGTTCGAGTCCCGGGGCCTGGATCCGGACGGCCCCGTGCACACGTCGGTGGAGGAGATGGCCACGGCCTATCTGGAGGGCCTGCGCGCGCTGCAACCCCAGGGGCCGTACCTGCTCGCGGGCGCGTCCTTCGGCGGCGCGGTCATCTACGAGATGGCCCGCCGGCTGACCGCCGAGGGCCACGCGGTGCCGCTGTGCGCGATGTTCGACTCGCCGGGCCCCGCCGACATCGTGAAGGCGCTGGAGAAGGGCGGGGGCACGGGCCTGGAGAACGCCGCGCCCTTCATGGATCCGGAGCAGGAGCGCCGCTTCCTGCGCGTATGGGACGCGAACATCCAGGCGCTGCTCCGCTACCCGATGCCTCCCTTCGAGGGTGGCACCATCCAGTTCTTCCGCGCCGCCACCGTGGTGGAGCCGCTGCCGGAGCACCTGGGGCTGGAGTGGCTGAAGACGGGCGCCGTGGTGCGGGTGGAGACGGTGCCCGGCGACCACAACTCCATGCTCACCGGCGAGAACGCCGCCGCGCTGGGCGCGAAGCTGGCGGCGCTCATCCCCTGA